A single genomic interval of Thermus antranikianii DSM 12462 harbors:
- a CDS encoding HAD family hydrolase, protein MKLWLLDLDDTLLVDHRVSEEVLGRLGQEVGVEGLPQAVRRKAEEFFRQAPFYPWAERIGHSALEALWARYSTPGLETLAEWAWPFRERVFQEALRALGGPVERARELAEAFFRERRRYPLFPEVPEFLEALRARGAIPVLLTNGVPDLQREKLAGAGLGEAFSLTLVSGEVGLGKPDPRLFRMALCAFGVGPEEAVMVGDNPERDIKGALSAGIRAVWVDRGHRPKDPRYPAHLEVQDLLEALTLLEA, encoded by the coding sequence ATGAAGCTTTGGCTTTTGGATCTGGACGATACCCTTCTTGTGGACCACCGGGTGAGCGAGGAGGTCTTGGGCCGCTTGGGGCAGGAAGTAGGAGTGGAGGGACTACCCCAGGCGGTGCGAAGAAAAGCAGAGGAGTTCTTCCGGCAGGCTCCCTTCTACCCCTGGGCCGAGCGCATCGGCCACTCGGCCCTGGAGGCTCTTTGGGCCCGCTACTCCACCCCGGGGCTGGAAACCCTGGCGGAGTGGGCCTGGCCCTTTCGGGAAAGGGTTTTCCAGGAGGCCCTTAGGGCGCTTGGCGGTCCTGTGGAGCGGGCCCGGGAGCTGGCGGAGGCCTTTTTCCGGGAAAGGCGCCGCTACCCCCTTTTCCCCGAGGTGCCGGAGTTTCTGGAGGCCCTTAGAGCCAGGGGGGCCATCCCGGTCCTCCTCACCAACGGCGTGCCCGACCTGCAGCGGGAGAAGCTCGCCGGGGCAGGCCTTGGGGAGGCCTTTTCCCTCACCTTGGTTTCCGGGGAAGTGGGGCTTGGCAAACCTGACCCCAGGCTCTTCCGCATGGCCCTTTGCGCCTTTGGCGTGGGCCCGGAGGAGGCGGTGATGGTGGGGGATAACCCCGAGCGGGACATCAAGGGAGCCCTTTCGGCGGGGATAAGGGCGGTGTGGGTGGACCGGGGCCACCGCCCCAAGGACCCCCGGTATCCCGCCCACCTGGAAGTCCAGGACCTCCTGGAGGCCTTGACCCTCCTGGAGGCTTGA
- a CDS encoding Uma2 family endonuclease, whose translation MTPARKRFTVEEFHRMAQAGLLGEDDRVELLEGEVWEMSPIGSRHAAAVRRLRRLFTPLEMEGACLIAVQDPVRLNPFSEPQPDLALLRPRPDLYQEGHPGPQDVLLLVEVAEASLAYDLGVKAPLYARHGVLELWVLDLDGKRLHVLRSPSPEGYREAQTLAPGNHLAPVAFPSFSLPVAELLG comes from the coding sequence ATGACCCCGGCGCGCAAGCGGTTCACCGTGGAGGAGTTCCACAGGATGGCCCAGGCGGGCCTCCTGGGAGAGGACGACCGGGTGGAGCTTCTGGAGGGAGAGGTTTGGGAAATGAGCCCCATCGGTAGCCGCCATGCCGCCGCCGTGCGGCGCCTTCGCCGCCTGTTCACCCCCTTGGAGATGGAAGGGGCCTGCCTTATCGCCGTACAGGACCCCGTGCGCCTTAACCCTTTCAGCGAGCCCCAGCCGGACCTGGCCCTTTTGCGGCCCCGGCCTGACCTTTACCAGGAGGGGCACCCCGGCCCTCAGGATGTCCTCCTCCTGGTGGAGGTGGCGGAGGCCTCCTTGGCCTACGACCTGGGGGTTAAGGCACCCCTATACGCGCGCCACGGGGTCCTTGAGCTTTGGGTGCTGGACCTGGACGGCAAGCGGCTTCACGTCCTTCGCTCCCCCTCCCCCGAGGGTTACCGGGAAGCCCAAACCCTGGCCCCAGGGAACCACCTGGCTCCCGTGGCCTTCCCCTCCTTTTCTCTCCCGGTGGCCGAGCTCCTAGGCTAA
- the amrB gene encoding AmmeMemoRadiSam system protein B, whose amino-acid sequence MDLVRLPAVAGYFYPLESGRLRQEVEGLLHKAHASPDPRVRGLLSPHAGYFYSGKVAAEGFKVLSAWRGRARRILLLGPSHFVPFLGAAFYPYRAWATPLGEVAVDLEGGSRLVAQGSPFLTYEEPFREEHSLEVLLPFLQVALPDTPILPLLFGEADPKEVAEALLSELGEGDLVVASSDLSHYHPDPVARKRDQKTLEKALALDVEGVAQGEACGHLPWATLTALARSLGWKPTLLAYATSAEASGDTSRVVGYAAVAYLGQGPSALR is encoded by the coding sequence ATGGACCTGGTGAGGCTCCCGGCGGTGGCCGGCTACTTCTATCCCCTGGAGTCAGGGCGCCTAAGGCAGGAGGTGGAAGGCCTTCTGCACAAAGCCCACGCCTCCCCTGACCCTAGGGTCAGGGGGCTTCTTTCCCCCCATGCCGGCTACTTTTACTCGGGGAAGGTGGCGGCGGAGGGCTTTAAGGTGCTTTCCGCCTGGCGGGGAAGGGCGAGGAGAATTCTCCTCCTGGGGCCCAGCCACTTCGTGCCCTTCTTGGGAGCGGCCTTTTACCCTTACCGGGCCTGGGCCACTCCCTTGGGGGAGGTGGCGGTGGACCTGGAAGGGGGAAGCCGGCTTGTGGCCCAGGGCTCTCCCTTTCTGACCTACGAGGAGCCCTTCCGGGAGGAGCATAGCCTCGAGGTCCTCCTCCCCTTTCTCCAGGTAGCCTTGCCGGACACGCCCATCCTGCCCCTCCTCTTCGGGGAGGCGGACCCTAAAGAGGTGGCCGAGGCCCTGTTGTCGGAGCTTGGGGAAGGGGACCTGGTGGTGGCCTCCAGCGACCTCTCCCACTACCATCCCGACCCCGTGGCCAGAAAGCGGGATCAAAAGACCCTGGAAAAGGCCCTGGCCCTGGATGTGGAGGGAGTGGCCCAAGGGGAAGCCTGCGGCCACCTTCCCTGGGCCACCCTCACCGCCTTGGCCAGAAGCTTGGGTTGGAAGCCCACGCTTCTGGCCTACGCCACCAGCGCCGAGGCCTCCGGGGACACAAGCCGCGTGGTGGGGTACGCCGCGGTGGCCTATTTAGGGCAAGGTCCATCCGCCTTAAGATGA
- the amrS gene encoding AmmeMemoRadiSam system radical SAM enzyme, which yields MTLTVTLREADLKRPLPKGYVQCRACAHYCAIAEGQAGKCGVRRNLGGRLYLVTYGKAAAVHLDPVEKKPLYHFHPGEGILSLGTVGCNLFCAFCQNWEISQFREFKVTPEGHLDRPIGEDWPPEAIVEKAEALGVRLLAYTYNEPAVWIEYAHDTAKLAKKRGMKNVFVTSGFETKEAWEYIRPFLDAANVDLKGFTEEFYRKICGARLKPVLESLEHLLAQGVWVEVTTLLLEGYNDSPEEVRAMARFLKGLSPEVPWHLTAAHPDYRMLDLRPTRHSTLVRAYEIAKEEGLKFVYVGNVLDEERSSTHCPDCGRLLIRRRGFWVKPLWEVPGVCPGCGRRIPGVWTW from the coding sequence ATGACCCTGACGGTTACCCTTAGGGAAGCGGATCTGAAGCGCCCCCTGCCCAAGGGCTACGTGCAGTGCCGGGCCTGCGCCCATTACTGCGCCATCGCGGAAGGACAAGCAGGCAAATGCGGGGTCAGGCGCAACCTTGGAGGCAGGCTCTATCTGGTGACCTATGGAAAAGCCGCCGCGGTTCACCTGGATCCGGTGGAGAAAAAGCCCCTCTACCACTTCCACCCCGGGGAGGGAATCCTTTCCCTGGGCACCGTGGGGTGCAACCTCTTCTGCGCCTTCTGCCAGAACTGGGAGATCTCCCAGTTCCGGGAGTTCAAGGTCACGCCGGAGGGCCACCTGGACCGGCCCATCGGGGAGGACTGGCCCCCCGAGGCCATCGTGGAGAAGGCCGAGGCCCTGGGGGTGAGGCTTCTCGCCTACACCTACAACGAGCCCGCCGTCTGGATTGAATACGCCCACGACACGGCCAAGCTCGCCAAAAAACGGGGCATGAAAAACGTCTTCGTCACCAGCGGCTTTGAAACCAAGGAGGCCTGGGAGTATATCCGGCCCTTTCTGGATGCCGCCAATGTGGACCTGAAGGGCTTCACCGAGGAGTTCTACCGGAAGATCTGCGGGGCCCGGCTCAAGCCGGTCCTGGAAAGCCTCGAGCACCTTTTGGCCCAAGGGGTCTGGGTGGAGGTGACCACCCTCCTCCTGGAGGGCTACAACGACTCCCCGGAGGAGGTCCGGGCCATGGCCCGTTTCCTCAAGGGGCTTTCCCCCGAGGTTCCCTGGCACCTCACCGCCGCCCACCCTGACTACCGCATGCTGGACCTGAGGCCCACCCGGCACAGCACCCTGGTGCGGGCCTACGAGATCGCCAAGGAGGAAGGGCTTAAGTTCGTGTACGTGGGCAACGTCCTGGACGAGGAAAGAAGCTCCACCCACTGCCCGGATTGCGGAAGGCTCCTTATCCGGCGCCGGGGCTTCTGGGTGAAGCCCCTTTGGGAGGTCCCCGGGGTCTGCCCGGGGTGCGGGAGGAGGATTCCTGGGGTATGGACCTGGTGA
- a CDS encoding SWIM zinc finger family protein, translating into MPPFPPREERDFASLVPREVLRRGLAYYQEGRVLRVFRVGEKVLGLVQGSAEAPYRVEVGPGLWGRCTCPYPEFPCKHAVALLYAYVEEKAPDLAPLIEALTPEEARGLLKKLALLPEVGLYLAEALAPEKAFLEGVKDLRRAFRLGGGQEEARALSLRLDRVGRKEVEAYLEALLEAPFDPEPYLRIALERYLALTPRLSFLLNLYLRHPSEALREAFLQVAGERGEEALHLLRGGNGLGLKRALRAELLFRLGRVEEGLSALREGLEGVGDYLLLVERLMALGRVEEALRYAEEARDWFGKDPRLLPLLDLLVAHRGSPEDHRARFGVRPNLEDYLALKSKLGREFYRERKALLRQVRDPALLARIYLLEEDWKALDRLLRNTPPEAYPALAEVLEEKLPEEAKRLYLEAARREVEKGTRKAYREAARLLGRLSRLDPKAAREAALALLQAYPRRRALKEELGFWLSEKPHGPMTE; encoded by the coding sequence GTGCCGCCTTTCCCCCCCAGGGAGGAAAGGGACTTCGCCTCCCTTGTTCCCCGGGAGGTGCTGCGCCGGGGGCTGGCCTACTACCAGGAGGGCCGGGTGCTCAGGGTCTTCCGGGTGGGGGAGAAGGTTTTGGGCTTGGTGCAGGGCTCGGCAGAGGCGCCCTACCGGGTGGAGGTGGGCCCGGGGCTTTGGGGCCGTTGCACCTGCCCTTATCCAGAGTTCCCTTGCAAACATGCGGTGGCCCTCCTCTACGCCTATGTGGAGGAAAAGGCACCGGACCTGGCGCCCCTGATTGAGGCCCTAACCCCTGAGGAGGCCAGGGGCCTCCTGAAAAAACTCGCCCTCCTTCCCGAGGTGGGCCTTTACCTGGCGGAAGCCCTGGCCCCGGAAAAGGCCTTTCTGGAAGGGGTGAAGGACCTGCGCCGGGCCTTCCGGCTGGGGGGAGGGCAGGAGGAGGCCCGGGCCCTGTCCTTGCGCCTGGACCGGGTGGGGAGGAAAGAGGTGGAGGCCTACCTGGAGGCGCTATTGGAAGCTCCCTTTGACCCGGAGCCCTACTTGCGGATAGCCCTGGAGCGCTACCTGGCCCTCACCCCTAGGCTTTCCTTCCTCCTGAACCTTTACCTGAGGCACCCTTCCGAGGCCTTGCGGGAGGCTTTCCTGCAGGTGGCGGGGGAAAGGGGGGAGGAGGCCCTTCACCTTTTAAGGGGTGGGAACGGCTTGGGACTTAAGCGGGCGCTTAGGGCCGAGCTTCTCTTCCGCCTGGGGCGGGTGGAGGAAGGGCTTTCCGCCTTGCGGGAGGGGCTGGAGGGGGTTGGGGACTACCTCCTCCTGGTGGAGCGCCTTATGGCCTTGGGACGGGTGGAGGAGGCATTAAGGTATGCGGAGGAAGCCCGGGACTGGTTTGGAAAAGACCCCAGGCTCCTTCCCCTTCTGGACCTGTTGGTGGCCCATCGGGGGAGCCCGGAGGACCACCGGGCCCGCTTTGGGGTACGGCCGAACCTCGAGGACTACCTGGCCCTAAAGTCCAAGCTGGGCCGGGAGTTTTACCGGGAGCGCAAGGCTCTTCTCAGGCAGGTGCGGGACCCTGCCCTTCTTGCCCGCATCTACCTCTTGGAGGAGGATTGGAAGGCCTTGGACCGCCTGTTGAGGAACACCCCACCGGAGGCCTATCCCGCCTTGGCGGAGGTCCTGGAGGAGAAACTTCCCGAGGAGGCCAAGAGGCTTTACCTGGAGGCGGCAAGGCGCGAGGTGGAAAAGGGAACCCGCAAGGCCTACCGGGAGGCAGCCAGGCTCCTTGGGCGCCTTTCCCGCCTGGACCCCAAGGCAGCCCGTGAGGCGGCCTTGGCCTTGCTGCAGGCTTATCCCCGTCGCCGCGCCCTAAAGGAGGAGCTCGGCTTTTGGCTCTCGGAAAAGCCTCATGGGCCTATGACAGAATAG
- a CDS encoding alpha/beta hydrolase family protein, protein MVYGRDGVTLFAQVCLPEGTTDRAVVLVPGGFGPPTEGMEKRCRFYAEKGVVALVPHLRGRGKSGGKVSGCLGEAEDLVLLARLLPRLGIKHYAYVGYSLGACVALKAAALEGRARGVVFVIGPVDFVEQVEILRRSRPEALARWREVFGGLPEDCPDCYARQSPLPYAALLAAPLLILHAGNDPLIPPTQACRLRDVREKMGRRVYQVALTREGEPWTLPLTKDRACLRPTGFGPLGEDHLILFPDLHHAVIPAMEAWVERFVLAWLR, encoded by the coding sequence GTGGTTTACGGGCGGGACGGCGTCACCCTGTTTGCCCAGGTATGCCTTCCGGAGGGAACCACGGATCGGGCGGTGGTCCTGGTGCCCGGCGGTTTCGGTCCTCCCACGGAGGGCATGGAAAAAAGGTGCCGTTTCTATGCGGAAAAGGGGGTGGTGGCCCTGGTGCCCCACCTCCGGGGCCGGGGAAAAAGCGGGGGCAAGGTGAGCGGTTGCTTAGGGGAGGCTGAGGACCTGGTGCTTCTGGCCCGCCTTCTGCCCAGGCTGGGGATTAAGCATTACGCCTACGTGGGTTACTCCCTGGGGGCCTGTGTGGCCTTGAAGGCGGCGGCCTTGGAGGGAAGGGCCAGGGGCGTGGTCTTCGTCATCGGCCCCGTGGACTTTGTCGAGCAGGTGGAGATCCTGCGCCGCTCCCGTCCTGAGGCCCTTGCCCGCTGGCGGGAGGTTTTCGGCGGGCTTCCCGAGGACTGCCCGGACTGCTACGCTCGGCAAAGCCCCTTACCCTATGCGGCCCTTTTGGCGGCCCCCCTTCTCATCCTCCATGCGGGCAACGACCCCCTTATTCCCCCCACTCAAGCCTGTCGCCTGAGGGATGTGCGGGAGAAGATGGGCCGGAGGGTGTATCAGGTAGCCCTGACCCGGGAGGGTGAACCCTGGACCCTGCCCCTAACCAAGGACCGTGCCTGCCTAAGGCCCACGGGGTTCGGCCCCCTAGGGGAGGACCACCTAATCCTCTTTCCCGACCTCCACCATGCGGTGATCCCAGCCATGGAGGCTTGGGTGGAGCGGTTTGTCTTGGCCTGGCTCCGCTAA
- a CDS encoding nucleotidyltransferase domain-containing protein produces the protein MPSVRVFFPPWTKEEILKGLKEGLAVLREEVPLRQAYLFGSWAAGRALPGSDVDLLLIYQGPAREDLHRLARKAFKGLPVELHAYTEEETNTLKPLLERMLAQAIPLLDS, from the coding sequence ATGCCTTCTGTCAGGGTCTTCTTCCCTCCTTGGACTAAAGAGGAAATCCTAAAGGGCCTGAAGGAAGGGCTAGCGGTGCTAAGGGAAGAAGTTCCCCTCCGGCAGGCCTACCTCTTCGGTTCCTGGGCCGCGGGTCGGGCACTACCGGGAAGCGACGTGGACCTCCTCCTCATCTACCAAGGCCCTGCCCGTGAGGACCTTCACCGCCTGGCGCGGAAGGCTTTTAAGGGCCTTCCGGTGGAGCTTCACGCCTACACGGAGGAGGAAACAAACACCCTAAAACCCCTTCTGGAACGGATGCTGGCCCAGGCCATCCCCCTTCTGGACTCTTAG
- a CDS encoding HEPN domain-containing protein produces MERSRDFILQARRDLEHARFALEKGFYEWAAFTAQQAAGKAVKAVFQHLGAVAWGDSVLGLLEELAKRHPVSESLLDAASELDKAYIPTRYPDALPEGAPFERYRRPEAERLLQHAEEINAFCQGLLPSLD; encoded by the coding sequence GTGGAGCGAAGCCGGGACTTTATCCTTCAAGCAAGGAGGGACTTGGAGCACGCCCGCTTCGCCTTGGAAAAGGGGTTTTACGAGTGGGCCGCCTTCACCGCCCAACAAGCAGCGGGAAAAGCGGTTAAAGCTGTCTTCCAGCACCTAGGGGCTGTGGCCTGGGGGGACTCGGTGCTGGGTCTTTTGGAGGAGCTGGCCAAGCGGCATCCCGTAAGCGAGTCCCTCCTAGACGCAGCCAGCGAGCTGGACAAGGCCTACATCCCCACCCGTTATCCCGATGCCCTCCCCGAAGGGGCTCCCTTTGAGCGCTACCGGCGCCCCGAGGCCGAGCGGCTTTTGCAGCATGCCGAGGAAATCAATGCCTTCTGTCAGGGTCTTCTTCCCTCCTTGGACTAA
- a CDS encoding DNA/RNA nuclease SfsA — protein sequence MLALSLPPLKPCRFLRRRNRFLVESDVGLLHLPNSGRMGELLLPGTPCFYHPRATPKTVGRLLLLESRGVLVGVDASLANRLLELLLREGVFGSLADLRKEVRLEGERLDFSARIGGKEALLEAKNCNRVEGSLALFPDAPTPRGARHLRLLSGFARAGGLAYAVWMVQHPLARAFALDPEDRVLYQAAREAKRAGVQLLAYRVRPTLEALYLEGQLPWVWLPSQEDLEGHHQGRG from the coding sequence ATGCTGGCCTTGTCCTTGCCTCCCCTCAAACCCTGCCGTTTCCTAAGGAGGAGAAACCGCTTCCTGGTGGAGTCGGACGTGGGGCTCCTGCACCTTCCCAACTCCGGGCGGATGGGGGAGCTTCTCCTTCCCGGGACCCCTTGCTTTTACCATCCCAGGGCCACCCCCAAGACGGTGGGGCGGCTTCTTCTTTTGGAGAGCCGGGGCGTGTTGGTGGGGGTGGATGCCTCCTTGGCCAACCGTCTCCTGGAGTTGCTTTTGAGGGAAGGGGTTTTCGGTTCCCTTGCGGATTTGCGCAAAGAGGTGCGCCTAGAAGGGGAGAGGCTGGACTTCTCCGCCCGGATTGGAGGGAAGGAGGCCCTTTTGGAAGCCAAGAACTGCAACCGGGTGGAGGGAAGCCTAGCCCTTTTTCCTGATGCGCCTACCCCTCGAGGCGCCCGGCACCTGAGGCTTCTTTCGGGGTTTGCCCGGGCCGGGGGCTTGGCCTATGCGGTGTGGATGGTCCAGCATCCCTTGGCCCGGGCCTTTGCCCTCGACCCTGAGGACCGGGTTCTTTACCAGGCAGCCCGGGAAGCAAAGCGGGCTGGGGTGCAGCTTCTGGCCTACCGGGTGCGGCCGACCCTCGAGGCCCTCTACCTGGAGGGACAGCTTCCCTGGGTTTGGTTACCCTCCCAGGAGGATCTGGAAGGCCACCATCAGGGCCGCGGCTAG